A window of the Scylla paramamosain isolate STU-SP2022 chromosome 34, ASM3559412v1, whole genome shotgun sequence genome harbors these coding sequences:
- the LOC135090268 gene encoding vacuolar protein sorting-associated protein 72 homolog, whose protein sequence is MAAGRERRNNAGTKMSRLLEEEEEDDFYKTTYGGFMEEADDVDYQSEVEQDDEVDSDFSIDENDEPVSDVEEDAKGGKKKGGRLITKAYKEPKSVTKTKSTSSSSAPVVKKVKEKKVVSKKPAVFDLTALEKKGIRKSTQMKSAETVKRQRERAEVEKKRAMKKKDVVPSLPRLTQEELLEEAKITEEANLKSLEKYELAELDRKKPKVVRRGFTGSFIRYQSTTMPLIQEVDAPCPPPPPTLPDPLAEMDVVQTDLSLKNGENKENSLAKHIDDPAEKCERSFLTFSDEVTFKRSFRKTKPKAVQKNICPITRLPARYFDPVTQLPYATLQAFRVLREAYYQQLEDKGDRNNKQVAKWLAWRREYKKVRASAQSIKPTVTTLQQGTATATLRTAATTATAATPGTLTQGITYTSSVPFSSPATSAVTSVAAVAQILRSAAPVTSTLIATTAIASTIPTTTSVTATSLQLGARTTATTADAGGLGSLQGQTVQLVQTVSRGMGSGVRPGHQMVITSAGPSGGLQLVGGSGGTNLLVQGGTGGTPNLLVQSNASGNLQIVQPGGGSGVQVMQTTTGGNVQVVQGGRFTIRPVASQAFTNLQSLLK, encoded by the exons ATGGCAGCCGGACGTGAACGGCGAAACAATGCAGGCACCAAGATGTCAcgcctgctggaggaggaggaggaggacgacttCTACAAAACCACTTACGGAGGCTTCATGGAGGAGGCCGATGATGTTGACTACCA GTCTGAGGTGGAGCAGGATGACGAGGTGGACTCCGACTTCAGCATTGACGAGAATGATGAGCCAGTTTCAGATGTGGAGGAGGACGCTAAGGGGGGGAAAAAGAAGGGCGGGCGTCTCATCACCAAGGCCTATAAG GAACCCAAGTCAGTGACCAAGACCaaatccacctcctcctcctcggctccCGTTGTGAAGAAGGTCAAGGAGAAGAAGGTGGTGAGCAAGAAGCCGGCAGTGTTTGACCTCACAGCCCTGG AGAAGAAGGGCATCCGGAAATCCACACAGATGAAATCGGCAGAGACAGTGAAGCGGCAGAGAGAGCGAgcagaggtggagaagaagcgggccatgaagaagaaagatgtgGTGCCCAGCCTGCCCAGACTCACCCAGGAGGAGCTGCTGGAAGAGGCAAAGATCACTGAGGAGGCCAACCTGAAGTCCCTGG AGAAGTATGAGTTGGCAGAGCTGGACCGCAAGAAGCCCAAGGTGGTGCGACGCGGCTTCACAGGCTCCTTCATCCGCTACCAGTCCACCACCATGCCACTCATCCAGGAGGTGGATGCCCCCTGCCCCCCGCCACCCCCCACCCTGCCAGACCCTCTTGCTGAGATGGATGTGGTGCAG ACAGACTTGAGCCTAAAGAATGGTGAGAACAAAGAGAACTCCCTGGCTAAGCACATTGATGACCCCGCCGAGAAATGTGAGCgttccttcctcaccttctctGATGAGGTCACCTTCAAACGGTCGTTCCGCAAGACCAAGCCCAAAGCCGTGCAGAAGAACATCTGTCCCATCACAAG GTTGCCAGCCCGTTACTTTGACCCTGTGACGCAGCTGCCTTACGCCACGCTGCAGGCCTTCAGGGTGCTGCGAGAGGCGTACTACCAGCAGCTGGAGGACAAGGGCGACCGCAACAACAAGCAGGTGGCCAAGTGGCTCGCCTGGAGGAGGGAGTACAAGAAGGTGCGGGCCTCGGCTCAGAGCATCAAGCCCACCGTCACCACGCTACAGCAGGGGACGGCCACCGCCACGCTGCGcaccgctgccaccactgccacagctGCCACACCTGGCACACTGACACAGGGCATCACCTACACCTCCTCTGTGCCGTTCTCCTCGCCCGCCACCTCAGCCGTGACGTCCGTGGCTGCTGTCGCACAGATCTTGAGGTCAGCCGCCCCTGTCACCTCCACACTCattgccaccactgccatcgccagcaccatccccaccaccacttctGTCACCGCCACATCCCTGCAGCTGGGTGCCcgcaccactgccaccacagcCGATGCAG GTGGTCTGGGAAGCCTGCAAGGCCAGACGGTGCAGCTGGTCCAGACAGTGAGCCGAGGGATGGGCAGTGGGGTGCGGCCAGGCCATCAGATGGTCATCACCAGTGCCGGCCCATCGGGTGGCCTGCAGCTGGTCGGGGGCAGCGGGGGCACTAACCTGCTGGTCCAGGGCGGCACGGGTGGCACCCCTAACCTCCTGGTGCAGAGCAATGCGTCAGGAAACCTTCAGATCGTTCAACctggtggagggagtggtgtgcag GTGATGCAGACAACCACAGGGGGAAACGTACAGGTGGTTCAGGGTGGCCGGTTCACCATCCGCCCAGTCGCTAGCCAGGCCTTCACCAACCTGCAGTCACTCCTCAAATAG